The following are encoded together in the Flavobacterium haoranii genome:
- the rplO gene encoding 50S ribosomal protein L15, producing the protein MNLSNLQPAEGSVHNQNKRVGRGQGSGKGGTSTRGHKGAKSRSGYSKKIGFEGGQMPLQRRVPKFGFKNINRVEYQGVNLDTLQLLVDNGLITDTVDFNVLVENRLATKNSLVKILGRGELKAKLKVSAHKFTASAKAAIEAAGGEVVTL; encoded by the coding sequence ATGAATTTAAGTAACTTACAGCCAGCTGAAGGTTCAGTTCACAACCAAAATAAAAGAGTAGGTAGAGGACAAGGTTCTGGTAAAGGTGGTACTTCAACAAGAGGTCACAAAGGAGCTAAGTCGCGTTCTGGTTATTCTAAGAAAATTGGTTTTGAAGGAGGTCAAATGCCACTTCAAAGACGTGTACCTAAGTTCGGATTTAAAAATATAAATAGAGTTGAGTATCAAGGTGTAAACTTAGATACATTACAATTGTTAGTAGACAATGGTTTAATTACTGATACTGTTGATTTCAACGTTTTAGTAGAAAATCGTTTAGCTACAAAAAATAGCTTAGTAAAGATTTTAGGAAGAGGTGAGCTAAAAGCTAAACTTAAAGTAAGTGCTCACAAGTTTACTGCATCTGCAAAAGCTGCTATAGAAGCTGCTGGAGGAGAAGTTGTAACATTATAA
- the rpsC gene encoding 30S ribosomal protein S3, whose protein sequence is MGQKTNPIGNRLGIIRGWDSNWYGGNDYGDKIAEDYKIRKYIHARLSKASVSKIIIERTLKLVTVTITTARPGIIIGKGGQEVDKLKEELKKITDKEVQINIFEIKRPELDAYLVANSIARQIESRISYRRAIKMAIAAAMRMNAEGIKVMISGRLNGAEMARSEHFKEGRIPLSTFRADIDYALAEAHTTYGRMGIKVWIMKGEVYGKRDLSPLVGMDKQKSSKSAGNGQGKSGKPNARKRK, encoded by the coding sequence ATGGGACAAAAGACAAATCCAATCGGAAATAGACTTGGTATCATCAGAGGATGGGACTCAAACTGGTACGGTGGAAATGACTACGGAGATAAAATCGCTGAGGATTATAAAATCCGTAAGTATATCCATGCGCGTTTATCTAAAGCTAGTGTTTCTAAGATAATTATCGAGAGAACTTTAAAACTTGTAACCGTTACTATCACTACTGCTAGACCTGGTATCATTATCGGAAAAGGTGGACAAGAGGTAGACAAGTTAAAAGAAGAACTTAAGAAAATTACTGACAAAGAGGTTCAAATTAACATCTTTGAAATCAAAAGACCTGAGTTAGATGCTTATTTAGTAGCTAACAGTATTGCACGTCAAATTGAAAGCAGAATTTCTTATAGAAGAGCTATTAAAATGGCTATCGCTGCAGCAATGAGAATGAATGCAGAAGGAATTAAAGTTATGATTTCTGGTCGTTTAAACGGAGCTGAAATGGCACGTTCTGAGCACTTCAAAGAAGGTAGAATTCCTCTATCAACTTTTAGAGCAGACATCGATTATGCTTTAGCTGAAGCTCACACTACTTACGGTAGAATGGGTATTAAAGTATGGATCATGAAAGGTGAAGTTTACGGTAAAAGAGATTTATCTCCACTTGTAGGTATGGACAAACAAAAGTCTTCTAAATCTGCAGGAAATGGTCAAGGTAAATCTGGTAAGCCAAACGCTCGTAAAAGAAAGTAA
- the rplF gene encoding 50S ribosomal protein L6, with protein MSRIGKNPIAIPAGVTVEVKDAVVTVKGKLGELSQEFSDVTINVEDNQVIVERSSDNKVERAKHGLYRALINNMVVGVSEGFTKQLELVGVGYRASNQGQKLDLALGYSHNIVLEVVPEVTVETISEKGKNPIVKLSSFDKQLLGQVTAKIRSFRKPEPYKGKGIKFVGEELRRKAGKSA; from the coding sequence ATGTCAAGAATAGGTAAAAATCCAATTGCAATTCCAGCAGGAGTAACTGTAGAAGTGAAAGATGCTGTAGTTACAGTAAAAGGAAAATTAGGCGAGCTTTCTCAAGAGTTTTCTGATGTGACGATTAATGTTGAAGACAATCAAGTGATTGTTGAGCGTTCATCAGATAATAAAGTTGAGAGAGCGAAACATGGGTTATATCGTGCTCTAATCAACAATATGGTTGTTGGAGTTTCTGAAGGTTTTACTAAACAATTAGAATTAGTAGGTGTTGGTTACCGTGCTTCTAATCAAGGTCAAAAACTTGATTTAGCATTAGGTTATTCTCACAATATAGTTCTTGAGGTTGTACCAGAAGTAACGGTAGAAACTATCTCTGAAAAAGGGAAAAACCCAATAGTGAAATTATCATCATTTGACAAACAATTATTAGGACAGGTAACTGCAAAAATCAGATCTTTCCGTAAGCCTGAACCTTATAAAGGAAAAGGAATTAAGTTTGTTGGTGAAGAATTAAGAAGAAAAGCAGGTAAATCAGCTTAA
- the rpsH gene encoding 30S ribosomal protein S8, producing the protein MYTDPIADFLTRVRNASRAQHKVVEIPASNLKKEITKILFDQGYILSYKFEDNTVQGTIKIALKYDKETKESVIRDIQRISKPGLRKYAGSSNLPRILNGLGCAIVSTSKGVMTGKQAKQLNVGGEVICYVY; encoded by the coding sequence ATGTATACAGATCCAATTGCAGATTTTCTTACGAGAGTTAGAAATGCGTCAAGAGCTCAACACAAAGTTGTTGAAATTCCTGCGTCTAACTTAAAAAAGGAAATCACAAAAATTTTATTCGATCAAGGTTATATCTTGAGTTACAAATTCGAAGATAATACTGTACAAGGTACTATCAAAATTGCTCTTAAGTACGACAAAGAAACTAAAGAGTCTGTAATTAGAGATATCCAAAGAATTAGTAAACCAGGTTTGCGTAAATATGCTGGCTCTTCTAACTTACCAAGAATTTTAAATGGTTTAGGTTGTGCTATTGTTTCTACATCTAAAGGTGTTATGACAGGGAAACAAGCAAAACAACTTAATGTTGGTGGAGAAGTAATTTGTTACGTATATTAA
- the ykgO gene encoding type B 50S ribosomal protein L36 yields MKVRASVKKRSAECIIVRRKGRLYVINKKNPRFKQRQG; encoded by the coding sequence ATGAAAGTAAGAGCATCAGTAAAAAAGAGAAGTGCAGAGTGCATTATCGTACGTAGAAAAGGAAGATTATACGTGATCAATAAAAAGAATCCTAGATTTAAACAAAGACAAGGATAA
- the rpmC gene encoding 50S ribosomal protein L29, which translates to MKQSEVKNLSAAELQEKLSELRRTYADLKNAHTISPIENPLQLRNVRRAVARIATELTKRELQ; encoded by the coding sequence ATGAAACAATCAGAAGTAAAAAATCTATCTGCAGCTGAGTTACAAGAGAAACTTAGTGAGTTAAGAAGAACTTATGCCGACCTTAAAAATGCTCACACTATTTCTCCTATTGAAAATCCTCTTCAATTAAGAAATGTTAGAAGAGCGGTTGCGAGAATAGCTACAGAGTTAACTAAAAGAGAGTTACAATAA
- the rpsQ gene encoding 30S ribosomal protein S17, translating to MENRNLRKERIGVVTSNKMEKSIVVSETRRVKHPLYGKFVLKTKKYVAHDETNDCNIGDTVRIMETRPLSKSKCWRLVEIIERAK from the coding sequence ATGGAAAATAGAAATTTAAGAAAAGAAAGAATTGGTGTTGTTACAAGTAACAAAATGGAGAAATCTATTGTTGTTTCTGAAACTAGAAGAGTTAAACACCCATTATATGGTAAGTTCGTGTTGAAAACTAAAAAATATGTTGCACACGACGAAACAAACGATTGTAATATTGGAGATACTGTAAGAATCATGGAAACACGTCCTTTAAGTAAATCTAAATGTTGGAGATTAGTTGAAATCATTGAAAGAGCGAAGTAA
- the rpsN gene encoding 30S ribosomal protein S14, producing the protein MAKESMKAREAKREALVAKYAEKRKALKEAGDYEALQKLPKNGSPVRLHNRCKLTGRPRGYMRQFGISRVTFREMANQGLIPGVKKSSW; encoded by the coding sequence ATGGCTAAAGAATCTATGAAAGCCCGTGAGGCTAAAAGAGAAGCGTTAGTAGCTAAATATGCTGAAAAAAGAAAAGCTTTAAAAGAAGCTGGAGATTATGAAGCATTACAAAAATTACCTAAAAATGGATCTCCTGTACGTTTACACAATCGTTGTAAATTAACTGGAAGACCAAGAGGCTACATGCGTCAATTCGGTATTTCACGTGTAACATTCCGTGAAATGGCAAACCAAGGATTAATTCCAGGTGTTAAAAAATCAAGCTGGTAA
- the rpsS gene encoding 30S ribosomal protein S19, protein MARSLKKGPYVHYKLEKKVLENAENGNKAVIKTWSRASMITPDFVGQTIAVHNGRQFVPVYVTENMVGHKLGEFSPTRSFRGHAGAKNKGKK, encoded by the coding sequence ATGGCACGTTCATTAAAAAAAGGACCTTACGTACACTATAAATTAGAGAAGAAAGTTTTAGAAAACGCTGAGAATGGAAACAAAGCCGTGATCAAAACATGGTCAAGAGCTTCTATGATTACTCCAGACTTCGTTGGACAAACTATCGCTGTACATAATGGTCGTCAATTTGTTCCTGTTTACGTAACTGAGAACATGGTAGGTCATAAATTAGGAGAATTTTCGCCAACTAGATCATTTCGTGGTCACGCTGGTGCAAAAAATAAAGGTAAAAAATAA
- the rpsM gene encoding 30S ribosomal protein S13: MARIAGVDVPKQKRGIIALTYIFGIGKSRAKEILAKAQVSEDKKVQDWNDDEISAIREAVSYFKIEGELRSEIQLNIKRLMDIGCQRGIRHRAGLPLRGQRTKNNSRTRKGKRKTVANKKKATK, from the coding sequence ATGGCAAGAATCGCAGGGGTAGATGTACCTAAACAAAAAAGAGGAATAATTGCTTTAACTTATATCTTTGGTATAGGTAAAAGTAGAGCTAAAGAAATCTTAGCTAAAGCTCAAGTGAGTGAAGATAAAAAAGTTCAAGATTGGAATGATGATGAAATCAGCGCAATTCGTGAGGCTGTTTCTTATTTCAAAATTGAAGGTGAATTACGTTCAGAAATTCAATTAAACATCAAACGTTTAATGGATATTGGATGTCAAAGAGGTATTCGTCACAGAGCTGGACTTCCATTAAGAGGTCAAAGAACTAAGAATAATTCTAGAACTAGAAAAGGTAAGAGAAAAACTGTTGCTAACAAGAAAAAAGCAACTAAATAA
- the rplE gene encoding 50S ribosomal protein L5: MAYIPRLKEEYKSRVIAALTEEFGYKNVMQVPKLEKIIVSRGVGAAVSDKKLVDHAVEEITKITGQKAVATISKKDVASFKLRKGMPIGAKVTLRGERMYEFLDRLVTSSLPRVRDFGGIKSNGFDGRGNYNLGVVEQIIFPEIDIDKVNRIAGFDITFVTSANTDKEAKSLLAELGLPFKKN; this comes from the coding sequence ATGGCTTATATACCTAGATTAAAAGAAGAATATAAGAGTAGAGTTATCGCTGCTCTTACAGAAGAGTTCGGTTACAAAAACGTAATGCAAGTTCCTAAACTTGAAAAAATTATTGTAAGCCGTGGAGTTGGTGCAGCTGTATCTGATAAAAAATTAGTTGATCACGCTGTAGAAGAAATCACCAAAATTACTGGTCAAAAAGCAGTAGCTACAATTTCTAAGAAAGACGTTGCGTCTTTCAAATTAAGAAAAGGTATGCCAATTGGTGCTAAAGTTACTTTACGTGGCGAAAGAATGTATGAGTTTTTAGATAGACTTGTTACTTCATCTTTACCTCGTGTGCGTGACTTCGGTGGAATTAAATCTAATGGTTTCGACGGTAGAGGTAACTATAACTTAGGTGTTGTTGAGCAAATCATCTTCCCTGAGATTGATATCGATAAAGTAAATAGAATTGCTGGATTCGATATCACTTTTGTTACATCTGCAAACACAGATAAAGAAGCAAAATCATTATTAGCAGAATTAGGTTTACCTTTTAAAAAGAATTAA
- the rpsE gene encoding 30S ribosomal protein S5 gives MYQNYKNVELVKPGGLELKDRLVSVNRVTKVTKGGRAFGFSAIVVVGDENGVVGHGLGKSKDVSEAIAKAVEDAKKNLVRIPLSGVTVPHEQKGKFGGARVFLMPASHGTGVIAGGAVRAVLESVGIHDVLSKSQGSSNPHNVVKATFDALLQMRSAATVAKQRGVSLDKVFKG, from the coding sequence ATGTATCAAAATTATAAAAATGTAGAGCTAGTAAAACCAGGTGGTCTTGAATTAAAAGATCGTTTGGTTAGTGTAAATCGTGTTACTAAGGTTACTAAAGGTGGTAGAGCATTTGGTTTCTCTGCTATCGTAGTAGTAGGTGATGAAAACGGTGTAGTAGGTCACGGATTAGGTAAATCGAAAGATGTTTCTGAAGCAATTGCGAAAGCAGTTGAAGATGCAAAGAAAAATTTAGTAAGAATTCCTTTAAGTGGTGTTACTGTTCCTCATGAGCAAAAAGGTAAGTTTGGTGGAGCTAGAGTATTTTTAATGCCTGCTTCTCACGGTACTGGAGTAATTGCTGGTGGTGCTGTGCGTGCGGTATTAGAATCAGTTGGGATTCATGACGTATTGTCAAAATCTCAAGGTTCTTCTAACCCTCATAACGTTGTTAAAGCTACTTTTGATGCTTTATTACAAATGAGAAGTGCTGCTACTGTTGCAAAACAAAGAGGAGTTTCTCTTGATAAAGTATTTAAAGGTTAA
- the rpsD gene encoding 30S ribosomal protein S4, protein MARYTGPQTKIARKFGEAIFGDDKSFERRNYPPGQHGLARKRGKKSEYAVQLMEKQKAKYTYGILEKQFRNLYEKASAASGVTGEILLQLCEARLDNVVFRMGIAPSRRAARQIVSHRHITVNGEVVNIPSYHLKPGDKVAVREKSKSLDVIDRSLSSSSTVYEWITWNNDTKEGTFVAVPQRIQIPENIKEQLIVELYNK, encoded by the coding sequence ATGGCAAGATATACTGGTCCACAAACTAAAATCGCACGTAAATTTGGTGAAGCAATTTTCGGTGACGACAAATCTTTCGAAAGAAGAAATTACCCTCCAGGGCAACATGGTTTAGCTCGTAAAAGAGGTAAAAAATCTGAATATGCTGTTCAGTTAATGGAGAAGCAAAAAGCTAAATATACTTATGGTATTTTAGAAAAACAATTCAGAAACTTATATGAAAAAGCATCTGCTGCATCTGGGGTAACTGGTGAAATTTTATTACAATTATGTGAAGCTCGTTTAGATAACGTTGTTTTCAGAATGGGTATTGCTCCTTCAAGAAGAGCTGCACGTCAAATTGTTTCTCACCGTCATATTACTGTAAATGGAGAAGTTGTAAATATTCCTTCTTATCACTTAAAACCAGGTGATAAAGTAGCAGTTCGTGAAAAATCTAAATCTTTAGATGTAATCGATCGTTCTTTATCTAGTTCATCTACTGTATATGAGTGGATTACTTGGAATAATGATACTAAAGAAGGTACTTTTGTTGCTGTTCCACAAAGAATTCAGATTCCTGAAAATATTAAAGAGCAACTAATCGTTGAGTTGTATAACAAATAA
- the rplP gene encoding 50S ribosomal protein L16, producing the protein MLQPKRTKYRKVQKGKMKGVSQRGHELSNGMFGIKSLDYSFITSRQIEAARIAATRFMKREGQLWIKIFPDKPITKKPLEVRMGKGKGAVEYWAAVVKPGRIMFEVGGVPLSVAKEALRLAAQKLPVKTKFIVARDFEA; encoded by the coding sequence ATGTTACAGCCTAAAAGAACAAAATACCGTAAGGTACAGAAAGGTAAAATGAAAGGTGTATCTCAAAGAGGTCACGAACTTTCTAACGGAATGTTCGGAATTAAATCTTTAGATTATTCTTTCATTACTTCTCGTCAAATCGAAGCTGCACGTATTGCTGCAACTCGTTTTATGAAAAGAGAAGGACAGTTATGGATTAAAATCTTCCCAGATAAGCCTATTACAAAGAAACCTCTTGAAGTACGTATGGGTAAAGGTAAAGGTGCAGTTGAATATTGGGCTGCAGTTGTAAAACCAGGAAGAATTATGTTTGAAGTTGGTGGTGTTCCACTATCTGTTGCAAAAGAGGCTTTACGTCTTGCAGCTCAAAAACTTCCTGTAAAAACTAAGTTTATTGTTGCTAGAGATTTCGAAGCATAA
- the rpmD gene encoding 50S ribosomal protein L30 — protein sequence MAKILVKQVKSRINCPETQKRTLDSLGLRKLGQVVEHDASPAVLGMVNKVKHLVSVEETK from the coding sequence ATGGCAAAAATTTTAGTAAAACAAGTTAAAAGTAGAATTAACTGTCCAGAAACTCAAAAAAGAACGTTAGATTCTTTAGGGTTAAGAAAATTAGGGCAAGTTGTTGAGCATGACGCAAGTCCTGCTGTCCTTGGAATGGTAAATAAAGTTAAACACTTAGTTTCTGTAGAAGAAACTAAATAA
- the infA gene encoding translation initiation factor IF-1, translating into MAKQSAIEQDGTIVEALSNAMFRVELENGHVVIAHISGKMRMHYIKLLPGDKVKLEMSPYDLSKARITYRY; encoded by the coding sequence ATGGCAAAACAATCAGCAATAGAACAAGACGGAACAATTGTAGAAGCATTATCAAATGCTATGTTTCGAGTTGAATTAGAAAATGGACATGTTGTAATTGCTCATATTTCTGGTAAAATGCGTATGCATTACATTAAATTGTTACCAGGAGACAAGGTTAAACTTGAAATGAGTCCTTACGATTTGTCAAAAGCAAGAATTACATACAGATACTAA
- the rplV gene encoding 50S ribosomal protein L22 yields MGVRKRERAEQVKEAKAQVAFAKLNNCPTSPRKMRLVADLVRGKKVELALNILRFSQKEASRKLEKLLLSAINNYQQKNAEANLEEAGLFVKEIRVDGGMMLKRLRPAPQGRAHRIRKRSNHVTIVLGENNNTQS; encoded by the coding sequence ATGGGAGTTCGTAAAAGAGAAAGAGCCGAGCAAGTTAAGGAAGCTAAAGCACAAGTTGCTTTTGCTAAATTAAACAATTGCCCTACTTCACCTAGAAAGATGCGTTTAGTAGCTGACTTAGTAAGAGGTAAGAAAGTAGAATTAGCTCTAAATATATTAAGATTTAGTCAAAAAGAAGCTTCTAGAAAATTAGAGAAATTGTTGTTATCAGCAATTAACAACTATCAGCAAAAAAACGCTGAAGCTAATTTAGAAGAAGCTGGCTTATTTGTAAAAGAGATCCGTGTAGATGGTGGTATGATGTTAAAAAGACTTCGTCCAGCTCCACAAGGTCGCGCACACAGAATTAGAAAACGCTCTAACCACGTAACAATCGTGTTAGGAGAAAATAATAACACACAAAGCTAA
- the rplX gene encoding 50S ribosomal protein L24, whose protein sequence is MAKLKIKSGDVVKVIAGDHKGTEGKVVRVLREANKAIVEGVNMVSKHTKPSAKNPQGGIVKKEAPIHISNLSLIDSKTKSVTKVGYKMEGDKKVRFSKKSNQVL, encoded by the coding sequence ATGGCAAAGCTAAAAATTAAATCAGGAGACGTAGTTAAAGTTATCGCAGGTGACCATAAAGGTACTGAAGGTAAAGTTGTACGCGTTCTTCGTGAAGCAAATAAAGCGATAGTTGAAGGTGTTAACATGGTTTCTAAACACACAAAACCAAGTGCAAAAAACCCTCAAGGTGGTATCGTTAAGAAAGAAGCTCCTATTCATATTTCTAACTTATCTTTAATCGATTCTAAAACGAAATCGGTTACTAAAGTAGGTTACAAAATGGAAGGAGATAAGAAAGTAAGATTTTCAAAAAAATCTAATCAAGTATTATAG
- the rplN gene encoding 50S ribosomal protein L14 produces the protein MVQQESRLKVADNTGAKEVLTIRVLGGTKRRYASVGDKIVVAIKDATPNGNVKKGAVSTAVVVRTKKEVRRADGSYIRFDDNACVLLNAAGEMRGTRVFGPVARELREKQFMKIVSLAPEVL, from the coding sequence ATGGTACAACAAGAGTCAAGATTAAAAGTAGCAGATAACACGGGAGCTAAAGAAGTTTTAACTATTCGTGTTTTAGGAGGAACGAAACGTCGTTACGCCTCTGTAGGTGACAAAATTGTAGTTGCAATTAAAGATGCAACTCCTAACGGAAACGTTAAAAAAGGAGCTGTTTCAACTGCAGTTGTTGTTCGTACTAAGAAAGAAGTTAGAAGAGCCGATGGATCTTACATCCGTTTCGATGATAATGCTTGTGTTTTATTAAACGCAGCAGGTGAAATGAGAGGTACTCGTGTATTCGGTCCTGTAGCTAGAGAACTTCGTGAAAAACAATTCATGAAAATTGTATCATTAGCACCTGAGGTGCTTTAA
- the rplR gene encoding 50S ribosomal protein L18 — protein sequence MSLTKTERRQRIKFRIRKIVSGTASQPRLSVFRSNKEIYAQIIDDVNGVTLVSASSREKEVAKGTKTETATAVGKLVAERALKAGVTEISFDRGGNLYHGRVKSLAEGAREAGLKF from the coding sequence ATGTCATTAACAAAAACTGAAAGAAGACAAAGAATTAAGTTCAGAATAAGAAAGATTGTAAGCGGTACTGCTTCTCAACCTAGACTTTCTGTCTTTAGATCTAATAAAGAAATCTATGCGCAAATCATAGATGATGTAAACGGTGTTACATTAGTTTCTGCATCTTCTCGTGAAAAAGAAGTAGCAAAAGGTACAAAAACTGAAACTGCAACTGCAGTAGGTAAATTAGTAGCTGAAAGAGCTCTTAAAGCAGGTGTAACTGAAATCTCTTTTGATAGAGGAGGTAATTTATACCACGGACGTGTTAAATCATTAGCTGAAGGAGCTAGAGAAGCTGGATTAAAATTCTAA
- the rpsK gene encoding 30S ribosomal protein S11 yields the protein MAKTTAKKRKVIVESSGEAHINATFNNIIISLTNKKGEVISWSSAGKMGFRGSKKNTPYAAQMAAEDCAKVALEAGLKKVKVYVKGPGNGRESAIRSIHNGGIEVTEIIDVTPIPHNGCRPPKRRRV from the coding sequence ATGGCTAAGACTACAGCAAAAAAACGTAAAGTTATCGTTGAATCTTCAGGAGAAGCACATATTAATGCTACTTTTAATAACATCATTATCTCTTTAACTAACAAAAAAGGGGAAGTTATTTCTTGGTCTTCAGCAGGTAAAATGGGCTTTAGAGGTTCTAAAAAGAATACTCCATATGCAGCTCAAATGGCAGCAGAAGATTGTGCAAAAGTAGCACTTGAGGCAGGACTTAAAAAAGTAAAAGTTTACGTTAAAGGTCCAGGTAACGGTAGAGAATCTGCAATTCGTTCTATCCACAATGGTGGTATCGAAGTTACAGAAATTATCGATGTTACTCCAATACCTCACAATGGATGTCGTCCTCCAAAGAGAAGAAGAGTATAA
- the secY gene encoding preprotein translocase subunit SecY produces MKKFIDSFINVWKIEELKNRILLTLGLLLVYRFGAQVTLPGIDATKLGNLTNQTEGGIGWLINVFTGGAFSQASVFALGIMPYISASIVVQLMGIAIPYLQKLQSDGESGRKKINQITRWLTILITLVQGPGYIYNLYRTLPSDAFLLGFSSFAFLFSSVLILVTGTIFAMWLGEKITDKGIGNGISLLIMVGIIARMPQAFIQEVMSRTSQEVGGGAMMIIIEVILWFLVIITSILLVMAVRKVPVQYARRTVSGDFEQDGARQFIPLKLNASGVMPIIFAQAIMFIPAAISGFAKESETAQSLTTMFNNPFGLVYNIVFGLLIVIFTYFYTAITVPTNKMADDLKRSGGFIPGVRPGVETSDYLDNLMSLITFPGSLFLALIAILPAIVVSLLNVQGAWGYFYGGTSLLIMVGVAIDTIQQINSYLLNRHYDGLMKSGKNRKAIA; encoded by the coding sequence ATGAAGAAATTTATAGATTCTTTTATCAATGTTTGGAAAATTGAAGAGTTAAAAAATAGAATTTTATTAACTCTAGGTTTGTTATTAGTGTATCGTTTCGGTGCTCAAGTAACACTTCCAGGTATTGATGCTACTAAATTAGGAAATCTTACTAATCAAACAGAAGGTGGTATCGGATGGTTAATAAATGTATTTACAGGGGGAGCGTTTTCGCAAGCCTCTGTATTTGCTTTAGGTATTATGCCATACATTTCTGCATCAATCGTAGTTCAGTTAATGGGAATTGCTATTCCTTATTTACAGAAATTACAAAGTGATGGAGAAAGCGGTAGAAAGAAAATCAACCAAATTACAAGATGGTTAACTATCTTAATTACTCTAGTTCAAGGGCCGGGTTATATCTATAACTTGTATAGAACACTACCAAGTGATGCCTTTTTATTAGGATTTAGCTCGTTTGCATTCTTGTTTTCTTCTGTTTTAATTTTAGTTACAGGAACTATTTTTGCAATGTGGTTAGGTGAAAAAATTACTGATAAAGGTATCGGTAATGGTATTTCATTATTGATCATGGTAGGTATTATTGCTAGAATGCCACAAGCTTTCATTCAAGAAGTGATGTCAAGAACTTCTCAAGAAGTTGGTGGTGGAGCAATGATGATAATTATTGAAGTAATCTTGTGGTTCTTGGTAATTATTACATCTATCTTATTAGTAATGGCAGTACGAAAAGTACCTGTGCAATACGCAAGAAGAACAGTTTCTGGAGATTTTGAGCAAGATGGTGCAAGACAATTCATTCCGTTGAAGTTAAATGCTTCTGGAGTTATGCCAATCATTTTCGCTCAAGCTATCATGTTTATTCCAGCTGCAATTTCAGGTTTCGCTAAAGAATCTGAAACTGCTCAATCGTTAACAACAATGTTTAACAATCCTTTCGGATTAGTTTATAATATAGTGTTTGGTTTACTAATCGTAATTTTTACGTATTTTTACACCGCAATTACTGTACCAACAAACAAAATGGCTGACGATTTAAAAAGAAGTGGTGGATTCATTCCTGGTGTTAGACCTGGAGTTGAAACTAGTGATTATTTAGATAATTTGATGTCTTTAATTACTTTCCCAGGATCATTATTCTTAGCTTTAATCGCAATCTTACCTGCAATTGTGGTAAGTTTATTAAATGTTCAAGGAGCTTGGGGTTATTTCTACGGTGGAACTTCTTTGTTAATTATGGTTGGAGTTGCAATTGATACTATTCAACAAATAAATTCTTATTTATTGAATAGACATTACGATGGTTTGATGAAAAGTGGTAAAAATAGAAAGGCAATAGCTTAA